GTGACCACACGGTTTCACGATCACCCAGTTCGGCGAGACGTTCCTCGACAGCATCGAGGCGCGTCACCTGGCCTTCATCCAGATCCTCGAGGGCCCAAAGCTCCTCGCGTTCGACGAGCAGCGCGTCGTATTCCGACTGCTCTTCCGGTGAGAAGGGTGTGGGCTCGGGGTGAAAGCGCTGGCATTTCGACCATGCGTCGTGATCGAAGATGGCCTCGATCTCGACCCACCTCCAGCCCTGCTTGCGGACAGCTGCTGCGACTGAATCAAGCTTCTTTGCGACCAAGCTTTCGAGCAGCACGGCGTCATCGATGAAAACGCCGTCGTCGCCCTCGCTAAAGAGATCGCGGCGTACCGTACCTCCGGCCTTCTCATAAGCCTTGACGGAGACGAACCGCACGCGGGGATCGGCGCCAGTGATCTCACCTTCGGTGAGCATGTCCCGGATCGCATCGGGATTGCCGCGCTTCCATGCGGCAACCTCACGCCAGACACGCTCCTGCGCCGCATGATCGTCTGTCACGGCGAAGGCCATGATGTGCTGCAGCGTCATCTTGCCCCTGCGGTAGGCGGCGACGAGCTTCGGGCTCACATGGGCAAGCTTCATACGCTGCTTGACGACGGTCTCCGTTACGCCGAAACGCGCGGCGACATCGGCGGGCGGCGTACCGCTTTCGATCAGCGCTTTGAACGCCTCGAATTCGTCGGCGGGATGCATGGCCTCCCGCTGGACGTTTTCGGCGAGGCTGATCTCGGTAGCGTCGGTGTCGAGACCGATGACGTTGCACGGCACCGGGTAGTCGGCTTCGAGCGTGCCGGCATCGGCAAGCGATTGGAGCGCAAGAAGCCTGCGGCCTCCGGCGACAACGGCGTATTTGTCGCGCTTGTCCTTTCGCACGACGAGCGATTGCAGAAGGCCATGTGCTGAAATCGATGCGGCCAGTTCATCGATGTTCTTGTCGGACTCCGTCTTGCGGACATTGCCGCCCCAGGCGAGGAGCTTGTTGAGGGATATGGTCGTGGTCGTTGTCATGATGTGCCTCTCTTGTTGAAGTGACCCCCACGGCGGGGGCGAGAGAGGCACGTCCTGCCGGCGCAACC
This portion of the Acidicapsa acidisoli genome encodes:
- a CDS encoding ParB/RepB/Spo0J family partition protein; this translates as MTTTTTISLNKLLAWGGNVRKTESDKNIDELAASISAHGLLQSLVVRKDKRDKYAVVAGGRRLLALQSLADAGTLEADYPVPCNVIGLDTDATEISLAENVQREAMHPADEFEAFKALIESGTPPADVAARFGVTETVVKQRMKLAHVSPKLVAAYRRGKMTLQHIMAFAVTDDHAAQERVWREVAAWKRGNPDAIRDMLTEGEITGADPRVRFVSVKAYEKAGGTVRRDLFSEGDDGVFIDDAVLLESLVAKKLDSVAAAVRKQGWRWVEIEAIFDHDAWSKCQRFHPEPTPFSPEEQSEYDALLVEREELWALEDLDEGQVTRLDAVEERLAELGDRETVWSPETLGIAGVVVTLGRDGKAELHYGLVRPEDAPRKTSRREAGAPDVTENSGDGASPLPVSLVESLTAQRSAALSAALLDHPEAALALLVERLALPVFYSGPHDDGLLQITPRTASFHRVEGSAAHATIESAHAVWRLRLPADSEALLGWCFMQSVATLQGLLTFCVAQTVNAVQSKDTRSSSPRMAQSETLAALLNLDMALWFSPTGANYFGRASKATIIGNLEEIKGAVAPAWTAMKKTELASLAEREAAKVRWIPAMLRLPQPQPALESIAAE